The Oceanococcus sp. HetDA_MAG_MS8 nucleotide sequence CGCATCGGTATTGTCAATGGAGTTGTGCTGCGCCACCAAACTGAGCTGAGGCAGAAAAGCAGCGCGAGCCGCCTTCTTTTCCTGACGCGCCAGTTCGGCGTTTTTCTCGGCGGTGAGTAGGTCCAAATTATGTTCCAGGGCTTGCTCGACCCAAGTCTGCGGGTCGCCCGGAGCCGGTGATTGGTCTAGCCGCTGATCTTGTAGCTGGGCCGGGGTCGCTGGCGCCATGCCTGTGAGGTTGCGTAAGGCTTGGGTGCGTGAGCGTAGCTCAGCAGCTGCGGCCAACTCGCCGGAGCGCGCCAAGTCGTAGCGCGCTTGCGCCTCTTGCTTATCGGTAATGGCTGCCAAGCCCACTTCGTAACGCACCTCGGCTTGCTCCAGGGCGCGGCCGATTGCACTCAATTCGGCGCGCGAAAAGCCCAAATTATCTTTGGCCGCCAGCCAATCGAAATAGGCTGTTGCCAGCCGCACGATGAGGTCTTGCTCCGCGAGTGCGGTGCTGGCCATGGCGATGGCGAGTTGATCGTCGACCTGCGCATAGCGCGCGAAGGCTGCGGCATCAAAAATGGGTTGTTCCAAGCGCAGCCCATAGTTGGTGTTATTCGCGAAGACCGTGGCTTCTTGAATAACCACGTTACCGGTCGTGGTTTCATCGCGTTCCCGGGTGAAGCTGCCGGTGGCCTGGAGCTGCGGCAATATCCCGGAGCGTAAGCTTCCGGCCTGGGCACGTTGCGCATCGGCTGAAGCGCGCGCTGCAGCGACAATGGGGTCGGCATCCTGTGCTAAGTCGTATAGGTCGAGCAACTGACCGCTGAATGCTGGGTGAGAAAAGGCTGTCGCTGCGCACACAGCAGCGATCCCGGCGGATCGAAACAACATACAGGGGCTCCAACAGGCGGCAAGTGTCCAGGGGCGAGTTTACCGTGTTCGCTCCATTGCACTGCCATCCATAGGTCTTGGTCGCGATGAATGAAGAAAAAAGTTCGTTCAGGGGTTTGACAAACGTTCTGTACCCCGGAACAATACGCGGCTTCCCGGAGGGATGCCCGAGCGGTCAAAGGGAGCAGACTGTAAATCTGCCGGCTATGCCTTCGAAGGTTCGAATCCTTCTCCCTCCACCAAATAATGCCTTTCGCGGGCGTAGTTCAATGGTAGAACCTCAGCCTTCCAAGCTGATGATGTGGGTTCGATTCCCATCGCCCGCTCCAATTGAACGCGAACGCTTAAAGCACGCAGGTAGTTTCGACAACGTGCCCAAATAGCTCAGTCGGTAGAGCACTTTCTTGGTAAGGAAGAGGTCGCCGGTTCGATTCCGGCTTTGGGCACCACGGATCAAAAGGCCGTCGCCCCTTCCGGGCTACGGTCGTTTGTGTTGGAAGCAGCGAGCGATGGAGGGCGGGCCTCAGGTCTGTCAGCCGCAGCGTTTGGCGGGGTGAGCTGGATACAGCAATCCCCGATGTTTTTCACAATTTGTAGTCTTGATAGAGGACCATGAAGCATGGCCAAGGAAAAGTTTGAACGCACCAAGCCGCACGTTAACGTGGGGACGATTGGTCACGTGGACCATGGAAAGACGACGCTGACGGCGGCGCTGACGGTGGTGCAGGGTAAGAAGTTTGGTGGTGAGCTGCGTGCTTATGACCAGATTGACAATGCTCCTGAAGAGAAAGCGCGTGGTATCACCATTGCGACGGCGCACGTGGAGTACGAATCGGAAGGTCGTCACTACGCGCACGTGGATTGCCCCGGACACGCTGACTATGTGAAGAACATGATCACCGGTGCGGCGCAGATGGACGGCGCGATTTTGGTGTGCTCTGCAGCCGATGGCCCCATGCCCCAAACCCGCGAGCACATTTTGCTGGCGCGTCAGGTGGGTGTGCCCTACATCGTGGTGTTCCTGAACAAGGCCGACATGGTCGATGACGAGGAGCTGCTGGAGCTGGTGGAGATGGAAGTGCGCGATCTTCTGTCCACCTACGACTTCCCCGGCGACGACACGCCGATCATCACCGGTTCTGCGCTGAAAGCGCTGGAAGGTGACGAGTCCGAAATTGGCTCCCAAGCCATCGAGAAGCTGATCGAAGCCCTGGACACCTACATTCCTGAGCCTGAGCGCGCCATCGACGGCGACTTCATCATGCCTGTGGAAGACGTGTTCTCGATTTCTGGTCGCGGTACCGTGGCCACGGGTCGTGTTGAGCGCGGCATTGTGAAGGTGGGTGAAGAAGTCGAAATTATCGGCATCAAAGACACCGCCAAGACCACCGTGACCGGTGTGGAAATGTTCCGCAAGCTGCTGGACGAAGGCCGCGCTGGTGACAACGTCGGTATTCTGCTGCGTGGCACCAAGCGTGAAGATATTGAGCGTGGTCAGGTTCTGGCCAAGCCCGGTAGCATCAATCCGCACACCAAGTTTGAAGCTGAGGTGTACGTGCTGAAGAAGGAAGAGGGTGGTCGTCACACGCCATTCTTCAATGGCTACCGTCCGCAGTTCTACTTCCGCACCACCGACGTGACCGGTGCTGTGGAATTGCCAGAAGGCACCGAGATGGTGATGCCTGGTGACAACGTGAACGTGAAGATCGAGCTGATTGCTCCGATCGCCATGGATGACGGCCTGCGTTTCGCGATTCGCGAAGGCGGTCGTACTGTTGGCGCCGGCGTCGTCGCCAAGATCATCGAGTAATCGAGATCGGGTCACGCCGTCAGCCGCAGGGCTGGCGGCGCTTGATCAACGGCCGCGAACTTTGCTAACATTCGCGGCCTTTTTGTTTGCTGCGTAAATCGCAGACGTGTAGGGCAGTAGCTCAATTGGTAGAGCGGCGGTCTCCAAAACCGCAGGTTGGGGGTTCGAGACCCTCCTGCCCTGCCACCTTAATGTTTGAAAACCCGGACAGGCAGAGTCGATACATTCATGAGTGCGCATTCCGAGGCCACGAGCAGCACCCGCGACACCGCATTGTTGTGGTTGGCGGTTGCCATACTCGCGGCCAGTATCACGGGTTTTTACTGGTTCGAATCCGATTTTAACGTCCTCGTGCGCGTGCTGGCTATGCTGGCCGGCGGTGCGGTGGCCGTGTTGGTGGCTTTGCAATCGCGGCCAGGACAGGCAGCCTGGGCGGTGGTTCGTGAGTCGCGAACCGAAGTCCGCAAGGTGGTATGGCCAACCCGCAAAGAAACCACACAAACCACGGCCATCATTTTGATCGTGGTTCTCATTTTGGGAATGGTGCTCTGGGGCGTCGACAGTTTGCTGCTGTTGGGCCTGCAGATTCTCACCGGTCGCGGGGCCTGATATGGCTATGCGTTGGTACGTTGTGCACGCCTACTCTCAGTATGAGAAGAAGGTAAAGCAAGGTCTCGAAGACCGCATTAAGCGGGCGGGCTTAGAAGATAAATTTGGCGAGATCTTGGTCCCAACCGAAGAGGTGGTTGAGCTGCGCGATGGCGTGAAGCGAACCACCGAGCGGAAGTTCTTCCCCGGTTATGTCCTTGTGCAAATGGACCTGGACGATGAGAGCTGGCACTTGGTGAAGTCTGTTCCCAAGGTCATGGGCTTTATCGGTGGCACTGCTGATCGACCGGCTCCAATCACCGAGAAAGAGGCGCAGGCCATCATGGCGCGCGTCGAGGATAGCGATGAAGCGCCGCGGCCCAAAACGCTGTTCGACCCTGGTCAGAGCGTTCGGGTTTTGGACGGCCCATTCGCCGACTTCACCGGGGTGGTGGAAGAGGCCAACTACGAGAAAAGTCGTCTGCGCGTTTCTGTAGTGATCTTCGGTCGATCGACACCGGTGGAACTCGACTTCAATCAAGTCGAAAAAGTTTAACTAGCGGTCGCCGTATTGGCGGCTGCTCATCACTGGGGAGGTGGTCAAAACCACCGCTGGTACCCGCTAGGAGTAAAACATGGCAAAGAAAGTCAGCGCCTACATTAAGCTGCAAGTGAAGGCTGGTCAGGCCAACCCCTCGCCACCTGTAGGCCCAGCCTTGGGTCAGCATGGTGTGAACATCATGGAATTCTGTAAGGCCTTTAACGCCCAGACGCAGTCCATGGAAGCGGGTCTACCGGTCCCCGTTGTGATCACGGTCTATGCCGATCGCAGCTTCACCTTTATTACCAAGACGCCCCCGGCTTCGATTTTGCTGAAGAAAGCGGCTGGTATCAAATCTGGTAGTGCGACCCCGAACACCAAGAAGGTGGGCAAGGTTACGCGCGCACAGCTTGAG carries:
- a CDS encoding TolC family outer membrane protein, with amino-acid sequence MLFRSAGIAAVCAATAFSHPAFSGQLLDLYDLAQDADPIVAAARASADAQRAQAGSLRSGILPQLQATGSFTRERDETTTGNVVIQEATVFANNTNYGLRLEQPIFDAAAFARYAQVDDQLAIAMASTALAEQDLIVRLATAYFDWLAAKDNLGFSRAELSAIGRALEQAEVRYEVGLAAITDKQEAQARYDLARSGELAAAAELRSRTQALRNLTGMAPATPAQLQDQRLDQSPAPGDPQTWVEQALEHNLDLLTAEKNAELARQEKKAARAAFLPQLSLVAQHNSIDNTDAQFGRAAEISTISLQASLPLFAGGGNRARFQQANAEHIAAVARAERTRREVEQLTRDAYDGVVTGWARVEALEQAVRSAQSARDAVQAGLEVGTRTNVDLLDAERELFRAKRDLARAQYDYLLSLLRLEQATGDLNFEDLQRIDALLSS
- the tuf gene encoding elongation factor Tu, which gives rise to MAKEKFERTKPHVNVGTIGHVDHGKTTLTAALTVVQGKKFGGELRAYDQIDNAPEEKARGITIATAHVEYESEGRHYAHVDCPGHADYVKNMITGAAQMDGAILVCSAADGPMPQTREHILLARQVGVPYIVVFLNKADMVDDEELLELVEMEVRDLLSTYDFPGDDTPIITGSALKALEGDESEIGSQAIEKLIEALDTYIPEPERAIDGDFIMPVEDVFSISGRGTVATGRVERGIVKVGEEVEIIGIKDTAKTTVTGVEMFRKLLDEGRAGDNVGILLRGTKREDIERGQVLAKPGSINPHTKFEAEVYVLKKEEGGRHTPFFNGYRPQFYFRTTDVTGAVELPEGTEMVMPGDNVNVKIELIAPIAMDDGLRFAIREGGRTVGAGVVAKIIE
- the secE gene encoding preprotein translocase subunit SecE; its protein translation is MSAHSEATSSTRDTALLWLAVAILAASITGFYWFESDFNVLVRVLAMLAGGAVAVLVALQSRPGQAAWAVVRESRTEVRKVVWPTRKETTQTTAIILIVVLILGMVLWGVDSLLLLGLQILTGRGA
- the nusG gene encoding transcription termination/antitermination protein NusG; translation: MAMRWYVVHAYSQYEKKVKQGLEDRIKRAGLEDKFGEILVPTEEVVELRDGVKRTTERKFFPGYVLVQMDLDDESWHLVKSVPKVMGFIGGTADRPAPITEKEAQAIMARVEDSDEAPRPKTLFDPGQSVRVLDGPFADFTGVVEEANYEKSRLRVSVVIFGRSTPVELDFNQVEKV
- the rplK gene encoding 50S ribosomal protein L11, with product MAKKVSAYIKLQVKAGQANPSPPVGPALGQHGVNIMEFCKAFNAQTQSMEAGLPVPVVITVYADRSFTFITKTPPASILLKKAAGIKSGSATPNTKKVGKVTRAQLEEIANAKMPDLNAGSLDAAVNIIAGSARSMGLEVEG